From Posidoniimonas polymericola, a single genomic window includes:
- a CDS encoding polyprenyl synthetase family protein — MQLPVVTLPRAVPVQRERQPQDSIPQTRQEREVLRNQLREFVRSEGLTPPLSMTNLRSVSERFAEQHGLDAKYVDYAGILLNSEVWRDQLATVPYNRRLLLLPKCLRIEDLCPAPFDEFGLLCKQCGLCTIQDLQEEAEKLGYAVLVAEGSALVMSIIETGQIDAIVGVSCLSVLEKAFPYMEAAAIPGIAVPLLQDDCKDVTVDVDWIWEVIHLSSADRTHRLNLDALRAEVQTWFEADSLAEIMGPAASETEQQARGWLAKEGKRWRPFLTACVWKAAQEDPEAEVPLSVKRAAVAVECFHKASLAHDDIEDDDDYRYGEATLHIDYGVPVALNLGDLLIGDGYRLIADCDQDIDAQRLLTMTRDAAAGHRSLCLGQGAELNWTRNPRPLSSLEVLDIFRQKTSPAFEVALRLGASLAGEGPEAMAVIARYSQALGIAYQIRDDIDDLTDDSQPNDLQAMRPTLPLAVLHDRTKAKPDERALVEKAWRRECSTDEIVKLHQLIDEYEVGSRCRVLQESYKEEAIQCLGELHNASLKGLLRRVVSKIFTVEVKDWCSEFEARNAAGREAGALPAR; from the coding sequence ATGCAGTTGCCCGTTGTCACCCTGCCGCGAGCCGTTCCCGTGCAACGCGAGCGGCAGCCACAGGACAGCATCCCGCAGACCCGTCAGGAGCGGGAAGTCCTCCGCAATCAGCTTCGCGAGTTCGTACGCAGCGAAGGGTTGACGCCACCGCTGAGCATGACAAACCTCCGTTCTGTGTCGGAGCGTTTCGCGGAACAGCACGGCCTCGACGCCAAGTATGTCGACTACGCGGGTATCCTGCTCAACAGCGAGGTGTGGCGGGACCAGCTGGCGACCGTTCCCTACAACCGCCGGCTGCTGCTGCTCCCCAAGTGCCTGCGGATTGAAGACCTGTGCCCCGCCCCGTTCGACGAATTCGGTCTGCTCTGCAAGCAGTGCGGTCTCTGCACGATCCAGGACCTGCAGGAGGAAGCCGAGAAGCTCGGCTACGCGGTGCTGGTCGCAGAGGGCTCGGCCCTGGTGATGTCCATCATCGAGACCGGCCAGATCGACGCCATCGTCGGCGTGAGCTGCCTGTCGGTGCTCGAGAAGGCGTTCCCGTACATGGAGGCCGCCGCCATCCCCGGCATCGCAGTACCACTCCTGCAGGACGACTGCAAGGACGTCACGGTCGACGTCGACTGGATCTGGGAAGTAATCCACCTCAGCAGCGCCGACCGCACGCACCGCCTGAACCTCGACGCGCTGCGTGCCGAGGTGCAGACCTGGTTCGAAGCCGACTCGCTCGCCGAGATAATGGGCCCCGCCGCCAGCGAAACCGAGCAGCAGGCCCGCGGCTGGCTGGCGAAGGAAGGCAAGCGTTGGCGGCCGTTCCTGACCGCCTGCGTCTGGAAGGCGGCCCAGGAAGACCCCGAGGCCGAAGTTCCGCTGTCGGTGAAGCGGGCGGCGGTAGCGGTCGAGTGCTTCCACAAGGCGTCGCTCGCGCACGACGATATCGAGGACGACGACGACTACCGCTACGGCGAGGCGACGCTCCACATCGACTACGGCGTGCCGGTCGCCCTCAACCTGGGTGACCTCCTGATCGGCGACGGGTACCGGCTGATCGCCGACTGCGACCAGGACATCGACGCCCAACGGCTCCTCACCATGACTCGCGACGCCGCGGCCGGGCACCGGTCGCTGTGCCTTGGGCAGGGCGCCGAGCTCAACTGGACCCGCAACCCGCGGCCGCTGAGCTCACTCGAGGTGCTCGACATCTTCCGGCAGAAAACCTCGCCGGCGTTCGAGGTCGCGCTGCGGCTGGGCGCCTCGCTGGCGGGCGAGGGCCCGGAAGCCATGGCGGTGATCGCCCGCTACAGCCAGGCCCTTGGCATCGCCTACCAGATCCGCGACGACATCGACGACCTGACCGACGACTCCCAGCCCAACGACCTGCAAGCGATGCGTCCGACGCTGCCGCTCGCCGTGCTCCACGACCGCACCAAGGCGAAGCCGGACGAGCGGGCGCTGGTCGAGAAGGCGTGGCGGCGTGAGTGCTCGACCGACGAAATCGTCAAGCTCCACCAGCTGATCGACGAGTACGAGGTCGGCTCACGCTGTCGGGTGCTCCAGGAGTCGTACAAGGAGGAGGCCATCCAGTGCCTGGGCGAGCTGCACAACGCTAGCCTCAAGGGCCTGCTGCGCCGGGTTGTCAGCAAGATCTTTACCGTGGAAGTGAAGGACTGGTGCAGTGAGTTTGAGGCTCGAAATGCTGCAGGTCGCGAGGCTGGCGCCCTGCCTGCTCGGTGA
- a CDS encoding prenyltransferase/squalene oxidase repeat-containing protein, whose translation MLQVARLAPCLLGDAAALVEGYLRGQQNDDGGFNDREGKSDLYYTAFGLQGLAALSVDLPTEPVEEYLRGFGDGEGLDSVHVACLARCWSAIRPGGVDGPLVDSLLGRIEQGRTPDGGYHIDLESQQGDIYGCFMALGAYEDLGRLPPEPERVVRCVAALRTSDGGYSNEPGTQVGLTPSSAAAAVINRRLGGVASDPELELWLLRQLHPDGGFYAARGALYPDLLSTATALHALAGMHSDLGPLKEASLDFIDTLWTARGGFHGHWEDDDLDCEYTYYGLLALGHLSL comes from the coding sequence ATGCTGCAGGTCGCGAGGCTGGCGCCCTGCCTGCTCGGTGACGCGGCGGCACTGGTCGAGGGCTACCTCCGCGGCCAACAGAACGACGACGGCGGCTTCAACGACCGTGAGGGGAAGAGCGACCTGTACTACACGGCGTTTGGGCTGCAGGGCCTCGCCGCGCTGAGCGTAGACCTTCCCACCGAGCCGGTTGAGGAGTACCTCCGCGGCTTCGGCGATGGCGAGGGTCTCGACAGCGTCCATGTCGCGTGCCTGGCCCGGTGCTGGTCCGCTATCCGCCCGGGCGGCGTCGACGGACCGCTGGTCGACTCGCTGCTGGGCCGCATCGAGCAAGGGCGCACGCCGGACGGCGGGTACCACATCGACCTCGAATCCCAGCAGGGGGACATCTACGGCTGCTTCATGGCGCTGGGCGCCTATGAAGACCTGGGCCGACTCCCCCCCGAGCCAGAACGCGTGGTCAGGTGCGTGGCCGCCCTGCGGACATCAGACGGAGGGTACTCGAACGAGCCCGGCACGCAGGTCGGCCTAACGCCGTCGTCGGCCGCGGCGGCGGTGATCAACCGACGGCTGGGCGGGGTTGCGTCGGACCCAGAGCTTGAGCTGTGGCTGCTGCGACAGCTTCACCCCGACGGAGGTTTTTACGCCGCCCGCGGGGCGTTGTATCCTGATCTGTTGTCGACCGCGACCGCGTTGCACGCCCTGGCCGGCATGCACAGCGACCTCGGCCCGCTGAAGGAAGCGAGCCTCGACTTCATCGACACGCTGTGGACCGCACGCGGGGGGTTTCATGGCCACTGGGAAGACGACGACCTCGACTGCGAGTACACCTACTACGGCCTGTTGGCCTTGGGACACCTGAGCCTGTGA